The Corynebacterium confusum genome has a window encoding:
- a CDS encoding M20 metallopeptidase family protein, translating into MGETTPTYDKLAQGWIAALNQELPAAVELRKKLHANPRVSGEEQDTTDAVASAMELDFKSIATTGGISRIGPQTGPSIALRGELDALPVEEATGVEWASSNTAMHACGHDVHLAALVAVVRAAKRLELPYGLVPFLQPREETYPSGALDIKDSGAFATFGVAHAIGAHVHPDVPLGAVASGEGFINAAAGEFIITVEGQGGHGAYPHKANDVAVCVAHVVSGLSEIVRRTSNPMAPALISVGSVQVGSSAANVLAGKGTVKTTVRTSSSAAAQEIATAVQRFVEHTAQAFGCTGDLEYLPGEPALINDEHLAANFAAVQGTLGLKTGDPMRSLGADDVSFYGELVPSLMCFVGVGNGPTPSLHDAKFLPPDSAVGYTAKALIAGYLAAARALDVK; encoded by the coding sequence GTGGGCGAAACCACCCCGACGTACGACAAGCTGGCGCAGGGCTGGATTGCGGCGCTCAACCAGGAGCTGCCCGCGGCAGTGGAGCTACGCAAGAAGCTCCACGCAAACCCGCGGGTCAGCGGCGAGGAACAAGACACGACCGACGCCGTCGCCAGCGCCATGGAACTCGATTTCAAGTCAATCGCCACAACAGGCGGAATTTCCCGCATCGGCCCACAGACAGGCCCGTCCATCGCCCTGCGCGGTGAATTGGATGCCCTACCGGTGGAAGAAGCAACCGGGGTGGAGTGGGCGTCGTCCAACACCGCGATGCACGCCTGCGGGCACGACGTGCACCTGGCTGCCCTTGTCGCGGTGGTGCGCGCCGCCAAGAGGCTCGAGCTACCTTATGGCCTGGTGCCGTTCCTCCAACCCCGCGAGGAGACATACCCGTCGGGGGCCTTGGACATCAAGGATTCGGGGGCGTTTGCCACCTTTGGCGTGGCACATGCCATCGGCGCGCACGTGCATCCCGATGTTCCGCTCGGGGCGGTCGCCTCCGGGGAGGGCTTCATCAACGCCGCGGCCGGCGAGTTCATCATCACCGTCGAAGGCCAAGGCGGGCACGGCGCATACCCGCACAAGGCCAACGATGTCGCCGTCTGCGTGGCGCACGTCGTCTCCGGCCTGTCCGAGATTGTCCGACGCACGTCCAACCCAATGGCGCCGGCCTTGATCAGCGTCGGTTCCGTCCAGGTCGGTTCGAGCGCTGCCAACGTCCTAGCCGGCAAAGGCACGGTGAAGACCACGGTGCGCACCTCCAGCAGTGCGGCCGCGCAGGAAATTGCCACCGCGGTCCAGCGCTTCGTCGAGCACACCGCCCAGGCCTTCGGGTGCACTGGAGACCTCGAGTATCTCCCCGGCGAGCCGGCCCTCATCAATGACGAGCACTTGGCCGCAAACTTCGCCGCTGTGCAAGGCACGCTGGGATTGAAGACTGGCGATCCGATGCGTTCCCTAGGCGCGGACGATGTCTCTTTTTACGGCGAGCTCGTCCCCAGCCTGATGTGCTTCGTCGGCGTGGGAAACGGCCCGACTCCCTCACTCCACGATGCGAAGTTCCTGCCGCCAGACAGCGCCGTCGGTTACACGGCCAAAGCTCTCATCGCCGGTTACCTCGCCGCCGCCCGCGCTTTGGACGTAAAATAA
- a CDS encoding MurR/RpiR family transcriptional regulator, with protein sequence MPNATSIAERIRSGLDEFSSSEKLVARYILSGFPYSGLDTVERIAEASGVSSATVVRFVQSLGIPKFKLFQDQLKQELIDRQQSALDQAAERSPVPAQGTNHGVFSDQERAFVEGIHSTFENLRAADITSAVDLLSNQNKHIIGDGGTYSHILAEHMLAQLNLFRTNLHSCPADGWKLEDTLTSISTDTVWVTFDFRRYSATSAERARTAKARGAILILITDKWMSPIASYADIVLTARVEANGPSDTLVSALALVEGICEAVADQLGSEGMRRLADIDPIRRSQLS encoded by the coding sequence ATGCCCAACGCCACCAGCATTGCGGAGCGAATCCGGTCCGGCCTGGATGAGTTCTCCAGCTCTGAGAAACTCGTCGCCCGGTACATCCTCAGTGGCTTTCCATACAGCGGCCTCGACACTGTGGAGCGGATTGCAGAAGCCTCCGGAGTCAGCTCGGCGACGGTAGTCCGCTTTGTCCAATCGCTGGGCATCCCGAAATTTAAGCTCTTCCAGGATCAGCTCAAGCAGGAGCTGATAGACCGCCAGCAATCGGCGCTCGATCAGGCCGCCGAACGCTCCCCAGTTCCCGCCCAAGGCACGAATCATGGCGTATTTAGTGACCAAGAACGTGCCTTCGTCGAAGGAATCCACTCCACGTTCGAAAACCTCCGCGCCGCGGACATTACCAGCGCCGTGGACCTTCTCAGCAACCAGAACAAGCACATCATCGGTGACGGCGGAACCTATTCCCACATTCTGGCCGAGCACATGCTAGCCCAGCTCAACCTTTTCCGAACCAACCTGCACAGCTGCCCGGCCGACGGATGGAAGCTCGAAGACACCCTCACCAGTATCTCCACGGACACGGTGTGGGTGACGTTTGATTTCCGGCGCTACTCCGCAACCTCGGCCGAGCGCGCGAGAACAGCGAAAGCTCGAGGAGCCATACTCATCCTCATCACGGACAAGTGGATGTCGCCCATCGCCTCCTATGCCGACATCGTGCTTACCGCACGGGTGGAAGCTAACGGCCCCTCGGACACCCTCGTCTCCGCTCTCGCCCTCGTCGAAGGCATCTGCGAAGCTGTTGCCGATCAACTCGGCAGCGAAGGGATGCGACGCCTAGCCGACATCGATCCCATCCGTCGCAGCCAGTTGTCCTAA
- a CDS encoding alpha/beta fold hydrolase → MLAPRRVTRPILAFLLASSLAATNVSAHAAPTAELPESALVHDALSDPVADQSPDTSEQVREAADEMRHSSPGLHSRGADKSTGDAYSSFYHDPVDLDGSSPGQLFRNSSVRNPLNTLGITNIGPYKAERILYSSTNRKGEPIPVSGIVIEPKKDWMGDVPRPVVAYAPGTQGVADHCSPSRKIAEGVGDYEQLFFESLLKEGYAVVLTDYEGLGTPGLHTYMDRISQAHAVLDSVRAAQQLDGWDLGPENPVFLNGYSQGGGATASAAEQYDSYAPELNVKLATVGAAPADLTLLPPALDGTTYFLFELFALLGLSQSYGIDFNDRLSTRGQEVLRNATNACTLGLGLYSGQTISGLTADGTDVYELIETAPYNQILAEQHIGHRAPTVPVVITHSRGDDVIPFDTAEQLAAEWADHGAQVTFLPNDAGSHVAGTIPHIDATLDAIKAVLNS, encoded by the coding sequence ATGCTTGCTCCCCGCCGCGTCACGCGACCTATCCTGGCTTTTCTACTCGCGTCATCTTTGGCGGCCACTAACGTCAGCGCTCACGCCGCTCCTACTGCCGAGCTCCCCGAATCCGCTCTGGTCCATGACGCTCTTTCCGATCCCGTTGCTGACCAGTCCCCCGACACTTCTGAGCAGGTCCGCGAAGCCGCGGATGAAATGCGCCACAGCTCGCCTGGCTTACACTCCCGTGGTGCCGACAAAAGCACTGGAGATGCCTACTCATCCTTCTACCACGACCCAGTGGACCTGGATGGTTCTTCCCCAGGACAATTGTTCCGGAATTCCTCGGTGCGAAACCCCCTAAACACGCTGGGCATTACCAACATCGGCCCTTACAAGGCGGAACGCATCCTCTACTCTTCCACCAACCGCAAGGGAGAGCCCATTCCAGTTAGCGGGATCGTCATCGAGCCTAAGAAGGATTGGATGGGGGACGTGCCACGTCCCGTGGTCGCCTACGCCCCCGGCACCCAGGGCGTAGCCGACCACTGCTCGCCATCGCGCAAAATCGCCGAAGGCGTGGGCGACTACGAGCAGCTCTTCTTTGAAAGCCTCCTCAAGGAGGGATACGCAGTGGTCTTAACCGACTATGAAGGACTTGGCACTCCAGGCCTGCATACCTACATGGACCGTATCAGCCAAGCCCACGCCGTGCTCGATAGCGTACGTGCTGCGCAGCAACTAGACGGCTGGGATTTGGGTCCGGAGAATCCCGTTTTCCTCAACGGCTATTCACAGGGTGGCGGCGCAACCGCCAGCGCCGCGGAGCAATATGACTCTTACGCCCCCGAGCTCAACGTCAAGCTCGCAACCGTCGGTGCCGCCCCAGCCGATCTGACTCTTTTGCCACCAGCCCTCGACGGAACTACGTACTTCCTCTTCGAACTCTTCGCTCTACTTGGTTTGTCCCAAAGCTACGGCATCGATTTCAATGACCGGCTCAGCACTCGCGGACAGGAGGTCCTCCGCAACGCTACGAACGCGTGCACGTTGGGCCTCGGGCTCTATTCCGGACAGACCATCTCCGGGCTTACCGCCGACGGCACTGACGTTTACGAACTCATCGAAACTGCTCCTTATAACCAGATTCTCGCGGAGCAGCACATCGGCCACCGAGCTCCCACCGTCCCGGTAGTCATCACACACAGCCGTGGCGACGACGTCATTCCCTTTGACACAGCCGAACAATTGGCTGCGGAGTGGGCCGACCACGGTGCGCAAGTCACCTTCCTTCCGAATGATGCTGGTTCGCACGTAGCCGGCACCATCCCGCACATCGATGCCACCCTCGACGCCATCAAAGCGGTACTAAACAGCTAG